The Streptomyces sp. DG1A-41 genomic sequence GAGGTCGTGCTCGGCGTCCTTGGAGAAGCCGAGGCCCGGGTCGACGACGACCCGGTCGGGGGTGATACCGCCCGCCAGGACGGCCTCCACGCGCGCGTGCAGCTCGTCGACGACCTCCGTGACGACGTCGGCGTACTCGCCGCGGACGTTGCCGCCCTGGAGGAAGCCGCGCCAGTGCATGACGACGAAGGGGGCGCCGGCGTCGGCGACGGCCGGGATCATGCGGGGGTCGGCGAGGCCGCCGCTGACGTCGTTGACGAGGGCTGCGCCCGCCGCGAGGGCCCGCTCGGCGACGGAGGCGCGCATGGTGTCGACCGAGACGGTGACGCCCTCGGAGGCCAGGCCGCGGACGACGGGGATGACGCGGCGGAGTTCCTCGGTCTCGTCCACCCGGGTGGCGCCGGGGCGGGTCGACTCGCCGCCGACGTCGACCAGGTCCGCGCCCTCGGTGACCAGGTCCAGGCCGTGCTTGACGGCGGCCGTGCTGTCGAAGAAGCGGCCGCCGTCGGAGAAGGAGTCGGGGGTGACGTTCACGACTCCCATGACCGCGCAGCGGTCCCATTCCGGTAGGCCCGCCACGCGCCCGCGTCCGCTCTGGTTGCTCATATGTTCAGCGTAGGCCCAGGGGACGGCCGTCAGACGCTGCGCCCGGGTCGGTCCGGACGGGTCACGCCGCTCTGACGCTCCGTTCCGTCGTCGTGCCGTGCGCGCACGGGCGGCGGCCGACCGGGCGACGGCGGCGCAGGAAGCGTGGCAGGGGAAGGGCGAGGTTGACGAAGCCCTCGGCCTGCATGGCGGCGAATCCGATGCGGGGCAGGTCGCCGGAGGCCCGGTAGACGACGAAGCGGGGCTCCCAGCGCGGCTGGAACTTGGCGTTGAACTTGTACAGCGACTCGATCTGGAACCAGCGGGAGAGGAAGACCAGCAGTCCGCGCCAGGCGCGCAGCACCGGGCCGGCGCCGATCTTCTCGCCGCGGGCCAGCGCCGAGCGGAACATGGCGAAGTTGAGGGAGACGCGCGCGATGCCGAGCTTCGGGGCGGCCTGGAGGGCGGCCACGATGAGCAGTTCGTTCATGCCGGGGTCGGCGGAGCGGTCGCGGCGCATGAGGTCCAGGGAGGCGCCGTCGGGGCCCCACGGAACGAAGTGCAGGATCGCCTTCAGGTCGCCGTAGGGGCCGGGGTGGTCGTCCTGCTTGTGGGCGGTGGCGATGAGGCAGTCGCCGTCGGCGGGGTCGCCGACGCGGCCCAGGGCCATGGAGAAGCCGCGCTCGGTGTCGGTGCCGCGCCAGTCGTCGGCGGCGCGCCGGATGCGCTCCAGCTCGGCCTCGCCGACGTCACGGACACGTCGTACCCGGGTCTCGTAACCGGCGCGCTCGATGCGTTTGACCATCTGGCGCACATTGCGCATCGCGCGGCCGGCCAGCGAGAAATCCGCGACGTCCACCACCGCCTCGTCGCCGAGTTCGAGGGCGTCGAGCCCGGTCTCGCGGGTCCACACCTCGCCGCCGGTCTCGGAGCAGCCCATGACGGCCGGTGTCCAGGAGTGGGCCTTGGCCTCGTCCATGAACCGTTCGATGGCGCCGGGCCAGGCCTCGACGTCGCCGATCGGGTCGCCGCTGGCGAGCATCACGCCGGAGACCACGCGGTAGGTCACCGCCGCCTTGCCGCTGGGGGAGAAGACGACGGCCTTGTCGCGGCGCAGCGCGAAGTGGCCGAGGGAGTCGCGGCCGCCGTGCTTGTCCAGCAGGGCGCGCAGCCGGGCCTCGTCCTCCTCGGTGAGGTGCGCGGCCGGGTGCTCGGGGCGGAAGGCCAGGTAGATGGTGGTGACGGCGGTGAGCAGGCCGAGGGCGCCGAGCGAGAAGGCGACCGTCCAGGAGG encodes the following:
- a CDS encoding phosphatidylglycerol lysyltransferase domain-containing protein, which codes for MSRVRHRLRGPRPEAVPALVGRACALVGVLDIAAGVFPRFRHSRMHAIAEVLPGALGPFAAALSLSAGVLLLLLAHGLKRGKRRAWRAAVALLPAGAVAQFTYRHSIVGVLITLALLAPLLLHRDQFSALPDPRSRWRALANFVLMSAGSLLLGLLIVSVHAERMLGDPSLADRITHVIYGLFGFEGPVDYQGNTSWTVAFSLGALGLLTAVTTIYLAFRPEHPAAHLTEEDEARLRALLDKHGGRDSLGHFALRRDKAVVFSPSGKAAVTYRVVSGVMLASGDPIGDVEAWPGAIERFMDEAKAHSWTPAVMGCSETGGEVWTRETGLDALELGDEAVVDVADFSLAGRAMRNVRQMVKRIERAGYETRVRRVRDVGEAELERIRRAADDWRGTDTERGFSMALGRVGDPADGDCLIATAHKQDDHPGPYGDLKAILHFVPWGPDGASLDLMRRDRSADPGMNELLIVAALQAAPKLGIARVSLNFAMFRSALARGEKIGAGPVLRAWRGLLVFLSRWFQIESLYKFNAKFQPRWEPRFVVYRASGDLPRIGFAAMQAEGFVNLALPLPRFLRRRRPVGRRPCAHGTTTERSVRAA
- the folP gene encoding dihydropteroate synthase; translated protein: MSNQSGRGRVAGLPEWDRCAVMGVVNVTPDSFSDGGRFFDSTAAVKHGLDLVTEGADLVDVGGESTRPGATRVDETEELRRVIPVVRGLASEGVTVSVDTMRASVAERALAAGAALVNDVSGGLADPRMIPAVADAGAPFVVMHWRGFLQGGNVRGEYADVVTEVVDELHARVEAVLAGGITPDRVVVDPGLGFSKDAEHDLALLAGLDRVLGLGHPLLVAASRKRFLGRVLAGPDGPPPPARERDAATAAVSALAAHAGAWAVRVHEVRATADAVRVARAIAEARTGAEGTR